From Blattabacterium cuenoti, a single genomic window includes:
- the ftsY gene encoding signal recognition particle-docking protein FtsY, which translates to MFLKKETNKTFNHELKKTRKSFFSKIKDLFLKKSKIDINILDKIEDILLSSDIGTQTTIKILNSLEKKIKKEKYSSLHDIHHALKEEIKNLFIDIENVCLENKIQKNNEKPYVILIVGVNGVGKTTTIGKLAFFLKKKGFHVLIGAADTFRAAAIDQLEIWANRAEVPIIKQQMNADPASVAYDTLQSAKSKKKDVVIIDTAGRLQNRINLMEELSKISRVMKKIMTESPHEIILILDATTGQNAFEQVRQFTSFVKISSIILTKIEGTAKGGVVIGIMDQFKIPIQYLGTGEKIQDLKIFDGIKFIDSFFE; encoded by the coding sequence GTGTTTTTAAAAAAAGAAACAAATAAAACATTCAATCATGAATTAAAAAAAACTAGAAAATCTTTTTTTTCTAAAATAAAAGATCTTTTTTTGAAAAAATCAAAAATAGATATTAATATTCTTGATAAAATAGAAGATATTTTATTATCTTCAGATATAGGAACACAAACTACTATTAAAATTTTAAATAGTTTAGAGAAAAAAATTAAAAAGGAAAAATATAGTAGTTTACATGATATTCATCATGCCCTTAAAGAAGAAATTAAAAATCTTTTTATAGATATCGAAAATGTTTGTTTAGAGAATAAAATCCAAAAAAATAATGAAAAGCCATATGTTATTTTAATAGTAGGAGTTAATGGGGTTGGAAAAACAACTACAATTGGAAAATTAGCTTTCTTTCTGAAAAAAAAAGGTTTCCATGTTTTGATAGGGGCTGCTGATACATTTAGAGCGGCAGCTATTGATCAACTTGAAATATGGGCAAATCGAGCTGAAGTCCCTATAATTAAACAACAAATGAACGCGGATCCAGCATCTGTTGCGTATGATACTTTACAATCTGCGAAATCCAAAAAAAAAGATGTGGTAATAATTGATACCGCTGGTCGATTACAAAATCGAATCAATCTTATGGAAGAACTTTCTAAAATTAGTAGAGTCATGAAAAAAATAATGACAGAATCTCCTCATGAGATTATACTTATTTTGGATGCCACAACCGGTCAAAATGCTTTTGAACAAGTCAGACAGTTTACTTCTTTTGTTAAAATATCTTCTATTATTCTAACAAAAATAGAAGGAACTGCTAAAGGTGGAGTGGTAATAGGAATTATGGATCAATTTAAAATTCCGATTCAATATTTGGGAACAGGAGAAAAAATTCAAGATTTAAAAATATTTGATGGAATCAAATTTATAGATAGTTTTTTTGAATAA
- the rpmG gene encoding 50S ribosomal protein L33 has product MGKKGNRIQVILECTEQRKIGISGCSRYITTKNKKNTPNRIELKKYNPILRKYTIHKEIK; this is encoded by the coding sequence ATGGGAAAAAAAGGAAATAGGATACAAGTTATATTAGAATGTACTGAACAAAGGAAAATTGGAATTTCTGGTTGTTCTAGATATATTACAACAAAAAATAAAAAAAATACTCCAAACAGAATTGAACTAAAAAAATATAACCCCATATTAAGGAAATATACTATTCATAAAGAAATTAAATAA
- the rpmB gene encoding 50S ribosomal protein L28, translated as MSKICELTGKKGMIGNKISHANNKTKRRFNINLCKKRFFLIKEKKWITLKICTSTMRLIDKIGIEKVLKRFKYKY; from the coding sequence ATGTCAAAAATTTGTGAATTGACAGGAAAAAAAGGAATGATAGGAAATAAAATTTCTCATGCAAATAATAAAACAAAACGTCGTTTCAACATAAACCTATGCAAAAAACGTTTTTTTCTAATAAAAGAAAAAAAATGGATTACTTTAAAAATTTGTACATCTACGATGAGACTTATTGATAAAATAGGGATAGAAAAAGTTTTAAAACGTTTTAAATATAAATATTAA
- a CDS encoding YebC/PmpR family DNA-binding transcriptional regulator: protein MSGHSKWSNIQHRKSNQDFKKSKKFSKIIKEISTAVKESGTNNSRFRNAIVSAKSVNIPKNTIEKAIKKALQMKTDDYKNLNLEGLIHGISIIIECMTNNSLRTTSNIRTFFNKNGGRLCHNGKLIHFFHRMGVFCIKERDIHDSMENFELMTIDFGAQYIKKNHDIIYLYTYFEHFGFMKDNLEKLKIPHEYQVERIPKQIKSISEEKRNKVLNFIKKLHSNEDVENIYSNMNENQK from the coding sequence ATGTCAGGACATAGCAAATGGTCAAATATACAACATAGAAAATCTAATCAAGATTTTAAAAAATCTAAAAAATTTTCTAAAATTATTAAAGAAATATCTACTGCTGTAAAAGAATCAGGTACAAATAATTCTCGTTTTAGAAATGCGATTGTAAGTGCTAAATCTGTGAATATTCCTAAAAATACTATAGAAAAAGCTATAAAAAAAGCTTTACAAATGAAAACGGATGATTACAAAAATTTAAATTTAGAAGGATTAATTCACGGAATTAGTATAATTATAGAATGTATGACAAACAACAGTCTTCGAACAACTTCTAATATTAGAACATTTTTTAATAAAAATGGAGGAAGATTATGTCATAACGGGAAATTAATCCATTTTTTTCATAGAATGGGGGTTTTTTGTATAAAAGAAAGAGATATTCACGATTCAATGGAAAACTTTGAACTTATGACAATAGATTTTGGTGCTCAATATATAAAAAAAAATCATGATATAATTTATTTATATACATACTTTGAACATTTTGGATTTATGAAAGATAATTTGGAAAAACTGAAAATACCTCATGAATATCAAGTCGAACGTATTCCGAAACAGATCAAATCTATTTCAGAAGAAAAAAGGAATAAAGTTTTAAATTTTATTAAAAAACTTCATTCAAATGAAGATGTAGAAAATATTTATTCTAATATGAATGAAAATCAAAAGTAA
- a CDS encoding DNA recombination protein RmuC → MYYSFILLNFFIFLICIIFFFRKLEFFFRKEFKDQQNETQKLFKYNRTEIIDSFIETKNGLIQTVKIFQDTIDKEIQLYIENQNKKLDSIYISQEKFYKLIENQLNKIQENVSDKLQTSLNAHLGKSFEIIGNQLFFLQEGLGEMKVLAKDVSSLKRTLNHVKICGSFSEMQLSMLLQQILSPDQYASNVVTKSSTNFVVEFAIKLPGFGDGNMIWLPIDVKFPKETYEKVQKAYRNGEKKNIEIAIKNMESVLKKMSKNIKDKYIDPPYTTDFAILFLPFEGIYAEIARNSSLLEELLRKYKTVIAGPSTLAAVLNSLQIGFRTLAIQKRSSEVWKILETVKQEFTKFGLLLHQAQDKLQGASKDIDRLLGVRTNVIDKKLKDIENL, encoded by the coding sequence ATGTATTATTCATTTATACTTTTAAATTTTTTTATTTTTTTAATATGTATCATATTTTTTTTTAGAAAACTAGAATTTTTTTTTAGAAAAGAATTTAAAGATCAACAAAATGAAACTCAAAAATTATTTAAATATAATAGAACTGAAATTATTGATTCTTTTATTGAAACGAAAAATGGATTAATACAAACCGTAAAAATATTTCAAGATACTATTGATAAAGAAATTCAACTGTATATTGAAAATCAAAATAAAAAATTAGATTCTATTTATATATCACAAGAAAAATTTTATAAACTTATTGAAAATCAGTTAAATAAAATTCAAGAAAATGTAAGTGATAAACTTCAAACTTCTCTCAATGCTCATTTAGGGAAATCATTTGAAATAATTGGAAATCAATTGTTTTTTTTACAAGAAGGGTTAGGAGAAATGAAGGTTTTAGCAAAAGATGTAAGTTCTTTAAAAAGAACCTTAAATCATGTCAAAATATGTGGAAGTTTTAGTGAAATGCAACTTTCAATGCTTTTACAACAAATATTATCACCCGATCAATACGCTTCTAATGTTGTAACCAAATCGAGTACAAATTTTGTAGTAGAATTTGCAATTAAACTTCCAGGATTTGGAGATGGAAATATGATATGGTTGCCTATTGATGTTAAATTTCCAAAAGAAACTTATGAAAAAGTACAAAAAGCTTATCGTAATGGAGAAAAAAAAAATATAGAAATAGCCATAAAAAATATGGAATCTGTACTTAAAAAAATGTCCAAGAATATTAAAGATAAATATATAGATCCTCCATATACTACTGATTTTGCTATCCTTTTTTTACCTTTTGAAGGAATATATGCTGAAATTGCAAGAAATTCTAGTTTATTAGAAGAATTATTAAGAAAATATAAAACCGTAATAGCAGGACCGTCTACATTAGCTGCTGTATTAAACAGTTTACAGATTGGGTTTAGAACTTTAGCGATTCAAAAAAGAAGTTCTGAAGTTTGGAAAATTTTAGAAACGGTCAAGCAAGAGTTCACTAAATTTGGATTGTTACTTCATCAAGCTCAAGATAAATTACAAGGAGCATCCAAAGATATAGACCGTTTGTTAGGTGTGAGAACTAATGTGATAGATAAAAAATTAAAAGACATCGAAAATTTATAA